In Chitinophaga sp. HK235, a single window of DNA contains:
- the deoC gene encoding deoxyribose-phosphate aldolase: MKINRYIDHTILKPTTTLEDIKTLCMQCVEYDFAAACVPPLYVKMAKQFLGSTNTKVATVIGFPFGYSAIEAKVAEAVLAIVDGVDELDVVINISAVKNNDWEYLEKEIANLMYIVREKKKVIKVIIESGILLEEEIVKCCQLYSKYGVDFVKTSTGYAEKGATVEAVKLMRANLPDNIQIKASGGIRTFAFAKELIEAGATRIGASASVNIVKEGGVATADSDY; this comes from the coding sequence ATGAAGATTAACCGATATATTGATCATACCATCTTAAAGCCTACCACCACCCTGGAAGACATCAAAACGTTGTGCATGCAGTGTGTGGAATATGATTTTGCTGCTGCCTGTGTACCACCGCTGTATGTAAAAATGGCGAAACAGTTTCTGGGTTCTACCAATACCAAAGTGGCTACCGTTATCGGCTTCCCCTTCGGCTATTCCGCTATCGAAGCCAAAGTGGCGGAGGCAGTACTCGCCATCGTAGACGGAGTGGATGAACTGGACGTGGTCATCAATATCTCCGCTGTTAAAAACAACGACTGGGAATATCTGGAAAAAGAGATTGCCAACCTGATGTATATCGTCCGGGAAAAGAAGAAAGTGATCAAAGTGATCATCGAAAGTGGCATATTATTGGAAGAAGAGATCGTTAAATGTTGCCAGCTCTACAGCAAGTATGGCGTGGATTTCGTGAAAACGTCCACCGGTTATGCGGAAAAAGGCGCTACCGTGGAAGCCGTAAAACTGATGAGGGCCAATTTGCCGGACAACATACAGATCAAAGCATCCGGAGGTATTCGTACCTTTGCTTTTGCGAAGGAACTGATTGAGGCCGGCGCTACCCGTATCGGCGCCAGTGCCAGTGTCAACATTGTGAAGGAAGGTGGTGTGGCTACAGCTGACAGTGATTATTAA
- a CDS encoding SPOR domain-containing protein: protein MQKLFILVCCLLGSSWAMAQDYAQAGNGTVKVTKDPRLDVLIRKQIYINTLSVRSQSGFRVQVISTNKRGDANEAKARVMQLYNDYRTYMDYQAPYFKVRVGDFKTREEATELRDKLSSLFSGGVFVVPAIINVSPDKELSNEEPY, encoded by the coding sequence ATGCAAAAATTATTCATCCTGGTTTGCTGCCTGTTGGGAAGTAGCTGGGCCATGGCGCAGGACTATGCGCAGGCCGGCAACGGAACCGTGAAAGTGACCAAAGACCCGCGTCTCGACGTATTGATCAGAAAACAGATCTATATCAATACCCTGTCTGTCCGCAGTCAGTCCGGCTTCCGGGTGCAGGTTATCTCCACCAACAAACGCGGCGATGCCAATGAAGCCAAAGCCCGTGTAATGCAGTTGTACAACGACTACCGCACTTACATGGATTATCAGGCACCCTATTTTAAAGTACGCGTAGGCGATTTTAAAACACGTGAAGAAGCCACCGAACTGCGCGACAAATTATCCAGCCTCTTCTCTGGCGGTGTATTTGTAGTACCGGCTATCATCAACGTGTCACCGGATAAAGAACTATCAAATGAAGAACCGTATTAA
- a CDS encoding M20 family metallopeptidase codes for MKNRIKELAKAYAPAFVEIRRHIHSHPELSFQEYNTSEFIRQQLDKFGVPYKAGVAGTGIIALIEGKNPASKTIALRADIDALPITEANNVPYKSVNNGVMHACGHDVHTTVVLGATKILHELKDELEGTIKILFQPGEEKHPGGASIMIEEGALENPRPDAILGLHVQPTMETGKLGFCAGKYMASADEIYITVKGKGGHAAQPHLTVDTILVASQLVVSLQQIISRNNNPFSPSVLSICAFNGGFTTNVIPSEVKLMGTFRAMDETWRFKAHELIRKQVMGIAESLGAEIDVEILVGYPTLYNNEEVTAKARGFAEEYLGKQQVEDTELRMGAEDFAFYSQIVPACFFRLGTGNVEKGITSGVHTPTFDVDERSIEIGMGTMAYLAAQFR; via the coding sequence ATGAAGAACCGTATTAAAGAGCTGGCTAAAGCCTATGCCCCCGCCTTCGTAGAGATCAGGCGGCATATTCACTCCCATCCCGAATTATCTTTTCAGGAATATAATACTTCCGAATTTATCCGGCAGCAGCTGGATAAATTCGGCGTTCCCTACAAGGCAGGTGTCGCCGGCACCGGCATCATTGCACTGATAGAAGGAAAAAATCCTGCATCCAAGACGATCGCGCTGCGCGCCGATATTGATGCACTCCCTATCACAGAAGCCAATAATGTACCCTACAAATCTGTCAACAACGGCGTGATGCATGCCTGCGGACATGATGTACATACCACCGTGGTGCTGGGGGCTACCAAAATATTACATGAGCTGAAAGACGAACTGGAAGGTACTATCAAAATACTGTTTCAGCCCGGAGAAGAAAAACATCCCGGCGGCGCCAGCATCATGATTGAAGAAGGAGCGCTGGAAAATCCGCGCCCCGACGCTATCCTGGGCCTGCATGTGCAGCCTACCATGGAAACCGGTAAACTGGGTTTCTGCGCCGGTAAATACATGGCCAGCGCCGACGAGATCTACATCACCGTGAAAGGTAAAGGCGGTCACGCCGCACAGCCGCACCTGACCGTGGATACCATCCTCGTGGCATCTCAACTGGTGGTAAGCCTGCAGCAGATCATCTCCCGCAATAACAATCCTTTCTCTCCTTCAGTGTTGTCTATCTGCGCTTTCAATGGTGGTTTTACAACTAACGTAATCCCCAGCGAAGTAAAGCTGATGGGCACTTTCAGAGCAATGGACGAAACCTGGCGTTTTAAAGCACATGAGCTGATCCGCAAACAGGTGATGGGTATTGCCGAATCCCTGGGGGCTGAAATAGATGTCGAAATACTGGTTGGGTATCCTACCTTGTATAATAATGAAGAGGTTACTGCTAAAGCACGTGGTTTTGCAGAAGAGTATCTCGGCAAACAACAGGTAGAAGATACCGAATTAAGAATGGGCGCAGAAGATTTTGCCTTCTACTCACAGATAGTACCAGCCTGTTTCTTCCGACTCGGTACCGGCAATGTGGAAAAAGGTATCACTTCCGGTGTGCATACACCTACTTTTGATGTGGATGAAAGAAGTATAGAGATAGGAATGGGCACCATGGCTTATCTAGCTGCACAGTTCAGATAA
- a CDS encoding GntR family transcriptional regulator, with protein sequence MEFKDSQAIYLQIADYICEQVLLNKWQPEERIPSVRELAVALEVNPNTVMRTCELLQQQEIIYNKRGIGYFISNDAIKKIRQFKKESFITNELPSLFRSMYLLDIDMDELKPYYEKFKKSNFK encoded by the coding sequence ATGGAATTTAAAGATTCACAAGCCATTTATCTGCAGATTGCAGACTATATATGCGAACAGGTGCTGCTCAACAAATGGCAACCGGAAGAACGCATCCCCTCAGTAAGGGAACTGGCCGTTGCCCTGGAAGTCAACCCCAACACCGTAATGCGCACCTGTGAGCTGCTACAGCAGCAGGAAATTATCTACAACAAAAGGGGTATCGGTTACTTCATCAGCAACGATGCCATCAAAAAAATCAGGCAGTTCAAGAAAGAGTCCTTTATCACCAATGAGCTGCCCAGCCTGTTTCGCAGCATGTATCTGCTGGACATCGATATGGACGAGCTAAAACCGTACTACGAAAAATTTAAAAAATCTAATTTCAAATAA
- a CDS encoding ATP-binding cassette domain-containing protein, with protein sequence MITIQSLKFSYRPNRPLFEDLNLHLEAGHIYGLLGKNGAGKSTLLKQIAGLLFPDGGTCKVLGYTSAQRQPAFLREIFLVPEEFFLPKVSIHTYLKSYAPFYPRFDEQAFYSYLKEFAIPQDQQLTNMSYGQKKKVIISFALATNTKVLIMDEPTNGLDIPSKSQFRKVIAAAVTDDKCIVISTHQVRDLDNLIDSIVIIDDHKIIFNQSVSSVTDKLSFKLLAQLDDRLPVLYADSNLRGHAVVMKNVNMEQSRIDMELLFNAILSNRQSIQELFN encoded by the coding sequence ATGATTACCATCCAATCCCTGAAATTCAGCTACCGCCCAAACAGGCCCCTGTTCGAGGATCTCAACCTCCACCTGGAAGCTGGTCATATATATGGCCTGCTCGGTAAAAACGGCGCCGGCAAATCCACGCTGCTCAAACAGATAGCCGGATTGTTATTCCCGGACGGGGGAACCTGTAAGGTCTTAGGTTATACATCTGCCCAAAGGCAACCCGCCTTCCTCCGGGAAATATTCCTGGTACCGGAAGAGTTCTTCCTGCCCAAGGTCAGCATCCACACTTATTTGAAATCTTATGCTCCTTTTTATCCCCGCTTCGATGAACAGGCTTTCTACAGCTATCTCAAAGAGTTTGCGATACCACAGGATCAGCAGCTCACCAACATGTCTTACGGACAAAAGAAAAAAGTGATCATCAGTTTCGCCCTGGCCACCAACACTAAAGTGCTCATCATGGACGAACCGACCAACGGCCTGGACATCCCCTCCAAAAGCCAGTTCCGCAAAGTGATCGCAGCGGCTGTTACAGATGACAAATGTATCGTCATCTCTACCCACCAGGTAAGGGACCTCGACAATCTGATAGACAGCATCGTCATCATCGATGATCACAAAATCATCTTCAATCAAAGCGTCAGCAGCGTAACCGACAAGCTCAGCTTCAAACTGCTGGCCCAGCTCGACGACCGGCTGCCGGTATTGTACGCCGACAGCAACCTGCGCGGCCATGCCGTAGTCATGAAAAATGTGAATATGGAACAAAGCCGCATCGATATGGAACTGCTCTTTAACGCTATTCTCTCCAACCGTCAATCTATTCAGGAACTTTTTAACTAA
- the glyA gene encoding serine hydroxymethyltransferase, with translation MQRDQQIFDIIRQELERQRHGIELIASENFTSLQVMQAMGNVMTNKYAEGYPGKRYYAGCEIVDQSEQLAIDRAKQIFGAAYANVQPHSGAQANAAVMLAILQPGDKILGLDLSMGGHLTHGSAVNYSGKLYEPHFYGVNRETGLVEYDKMEEIAQREKPKLIICGASAYSRDWDYKRIREIADQVGAFVLADIAHPAGLIAKGLLNSPFEHCHFVTTTTHKTLRGPRGGMIMMGKDFENPFGLKTPKGEIRLMSSLIDTAVFPGIQGGPLEHVIAAKAVSFFEILSDEYDVYAKQILKNAQSMAKSFVDRGYQIISGGTDNHLMLIDLRNKNISGKKAEQTLVKAEITANKNMVPFDDKSAFITSGIRVGVPAITTRGLKEGHMEQIVDWIDQLLLDADNEALIAKIKGEVNGFMQQFPLYPEM, from the coding sequence ATGCAAAGAGACCAGCAAATATTTGATATTATCCGCCAGGAATTGGAGCGTCAGCGCCATGGCATTGAGTTGATCGCATCTGAGAACTTTACCAGCTTGCAGGTGATGCAGGCAATGGGTAATGTAATGACGAATAAATATGCCGAAGGATACCCTGGCAAAAGATACTACGCAGGCTGCGAAATAGTAGACCAAAGCGAACAGCTGGCTATTGACAGGGCCAAACAAATATTTGGTGCGGCATATGCCAACGTGCAGCCTCACTCCGGCGCACAGGCCAATGCAGCTGTGATGCTGGCAATCCTGCAGCCAGGCGACAAAATCCTCGGCCTCGACCTGAGCATGGGCGGACACCTTACACACGGTTCTGCAGTAAACTACTCCGGAAAGCTCTATGAGCCTCATTTCTATGGTGTTAACAGAGAAACAGGCCTCGTAGAATATGATAAAATGGAAGAAATCGCGCAGCGTGAAAAACCCAAACTGATCATTTGTGGTGCTTCTGCATACAGCCGCGACTGGGATTACAAACGTATCCGCGAAATCGCTGACCAGGTGGGTGCTTTCGTACTCGCTGACATCGCGCATCCTGCAGGCCTGATCGCCAAAGGACTGCTCAACTCTCCATTTGAACACTGTCATTTCGTTACCACTACCACCCACAAAACACTGCGTGGTCCTCGCGGTGGTATGATCATGATGGGCAAGGATTTTGAAAATCCATTCGGCCTGAAAACTCCGAAAGGCGAAATCCGTCTCATGAGCTCCCTCATCGATACCGCTGTATTCCCCGGTATCCAGGGCGGTCCGCTCGAACACGTGATCGCTGCCAAAGCCGTGTCTTTCTTCGAAATTCTGTCTGACGAATACGATGTATACGCCAAACAGATCCTGAAAAATGCACAGTCTATGGCGAAAAGCTTCGTGGACAGAGGTTACCAGATCATCAGCGGTGGTACTGATAACCACCTGATGCTCATCGACCTGCGCAATAAAAATATCTCCGGTAAAAAAGCCGAACAAACACTGGTGAAAGCAGAAATCACCGCCAACAAAAACATGGTGCCGTTTGATGATAAATCTGCCTTCATCACTTCCGGTATCCGCGTAGGTGTGCCTGCTATCACTACCCGCGGCCTCAAAGAAGGTCATATGGAACAGATCGTTGACTGGATCGACCAGCTGCTCCTGGATGCCGACAATGAAGCCCTCATCGCTAAAATCAAAGGCGAAGTAAATGGCTTCATGCAGCAATTCCCACTGTATCCTGAAATGTAA
- a CDS encoding sugar phosphate nucleotidyltransferase, protein MKAIIPVAGAGTKLRPHTYTQPKALIPLAGRTILSIIVDQLVEAGISEFVFVVGYLGEKIQHYVEKKYPQLTCHFVQQNSREGTGHAILLTREVVGEDEVLIVLGDTICECDFKEVIAAPYSILGLKKVDDPRNFGVAEIDENAHITRVIEKPQIPKSNLALVGLYKIKESKQLYDCLQANVDNHIKSHDEYQLTDALECMIERGVRFNSFKVINWFDCGRKDTLLETNAILLKKYKLANNPVLPYENTIIIPPVSIGEGCNIKNSIIGPNVAVGDNTVINYSIVKDSIIGSFSNLYEVVLKSSLIGSDANIRGLSQSLNIGDNTEIDLG, encoded by the coding sequence ATGAAGGCAATAATACCTGTGGCAGGTGCAGGCACTAAACTCAGGCCACATACATATACACAACCCAAAGCATTGATTCCTTTAGCTGGCAGAACCATATTGAGTATCATTGTGGATCAGTTGGTGGAAGCAGGCATTTCGGAATTTGTTTTTGTTGTAGGTTATCTGGGTGAAAAAATCCAGCACTACGTAGAAAAAAAATATCCGCAGCTGACTTGTCACTTTGTGCAGCAGAACAGCAGGGAAGGTACCGGACATGCCATATTACTGACCCGCGAAGTAGTGGGTGAAGATGAAGTGCTGATTGTATTGGGAGACACTATCTGCGAATGTGATTTCAAGGAAGTCATTGCTGCTCCTTATTCTATATTGGGTCTGAAAAAAGTAGATGATCCGCGCAACTTCGGTGTGGCGGAAATAGACGAGAACGCACATATTACCCGTGTAATAGAAAAACCCCAGATACCTAAATCCAATCTTGCCCTGGTAGGTCTCTACAAAATAAAAGAAAGCAAACAGTTGTATGATTGCCTGCAGGCTAATGTTGACAATCATATCAAGTCACATGATGAGTATCAGCTGACCGATGCACTGGAATGTATGATCGAACGTGGTGTACGTTTTAATTCATTCAAGGTGATCAACTGGTTTGACTGCGGTCGTAAAGACACACTGCTGGAAACCAATGCCATTCTCCTCAAAAAATACAAACTGGCCAATAATCCGGTGTTGCCTTATGAGAACACTATCATTATACCACCGGTAAGTATAGGAGAAGGATGTAATATCAAGAACTCTATCATCGGTCCTAATGTGGCCGTAGGCGATAATACCGTTATTAACTACTCCATCGTAAAAGACTCCATCATCGGTTCTTTCAGCAATCTGTATGAAGTGGTGCTTAAATCTTCGCTGATAGGCAGTGATGCCAACATCAGAGGACTCAGCCAGAGCCTGAATATAGGCGACAATACAGAGATCGATCTGGGGTGA
- a CDS encoding nitronate monooxygenase family protein: MNPITTLFGIQYPIVQAGMVWASGWRLASAVSNAGGLGLIGAGSMYPDVLKHHIQRCKEATNKPFGVNVPLLYPDIDQLINIILEEKVQVVFTSAGNPKTWTPVLKAAGVKVVHVVSSSAFALKSEAAGVDAVVAEGFEAGGHNGREETTTMVLVPAVCEKVKIPVIAAGGIGSGKAMAAAFALGASAVQIGSRFVATPEASSHINFKQAVVNAKEGDTMLSLKKLTPVRLIKNHFYEAVRTAEDKGADINALQTLLGRARAKAGMFEGNMEEGELEIGQVSALIHEIMPAGEVVKQIWAEFEAVRRHLGTNHI, encoded by the coding sequence ATGAACCCGATTACCACTTTATTTGGGATACAGTATCCGATCGTCCAGGCGGGCATGGTATGGGCCAGCGGATGGCGTTTAGCCAGTGCCGTGAGCAATGCCGGCGGTCTGGGTCTCATAGGTGCAGGCAGCATGTACCCTGATGTGCTGAAGCATCATATTCAACGCTGTAAGGAAGCCACCAACAAGCCATTTGGCGTGAACGTGCCACTGTTATATCCTGACATTGACCAACTGATCAACATCATTCTGGAAGAGAAGGTGCAGGTAGTGTTTACCTCTGCCGGCAATCCCAAAACCTGGACACCGGTGCTGAAAGCCGCTGGTGTAAAGGTGGTGCATGTAGTGTCCAGTTCCGCTTTTGCATTAAAGAGTGAAGCGGCAGGCGTAGATGCCGTGGTAGCCGAAGGTTTCGAGGCCGGCGGACATAATGGCCGGGAAGAGACTACTACCATGGTACTGGTGCCGGCAGTATGTGAAAAAGTGAAGATACCCGTGATCGCTGCAGGAGGCATCGGCTCCGGAAAGGCTATGGCAGCGGCTTTTGCGCTGGGAGCCTCCGCTGTGCAGATAGGCAGCCGTTTTGTAGCTACCCCTGAAGCTTCTTCCCATATCAATTTCAAACAGGCAGTGGTCAACGCCAAAGAAGGCGATACCATGCTCAGTCTGAAAAAACTCACACCGGTACGGCTGATAAAAAATCATTTCTATGAAGCGGTGAGGACAGCAGAAGATAAAGGCGCCGATATCAACGCATTACAAACGCTGCTGGGACGCGCCCGCGCCAAAGCAGGTATGTTTGAAGGCAACATGGAAGAAGGTGAACTGGAAATTGGCCAGGTGAGTGCACTCATACATGAGATAATGCCGGCAGGCGAGGTGGTAAAGCAGATCTGGGCAGAGTTTGAAGCTGTCCGCCGTCATCTGGGAACCAACCATATTTAG
- a CDS encoding ABC transporter permease, with product MNKIWLIIKREFLTRVRKRSFLVVTLLVPVAFGAMIIIPILMALGGNESKQIAVIDESGIFSNNMPDKQGVYFKFLPGANLDSLKLHYEEKGYSGILYIPNIDINRPAGLTYFSKGQAGISLETGINSDINRAIEKKRMELEGIDRAKLDAIRSNVSVEFKSGDDEKKGNAWVAYGVGYASGFIIYIVLLLFGTSVMRGVMEEKVSRIAEVMISSVKPFQLMMGKIVGIAAVGLLQFLIWGLLISVIYALIPLFISPESIQAASQGGMMAQNNNAEAAEAFRRISDVVGSINWSLLLSCFLFYFLGGYLFYSSLFAAIGSLANEDASDVQQLTFPITVPIIIGIMIMMKAVHDPGSSLAVWGSIIPFTSPMVMMARLPYGVPGTVPYWQLVLSMVSLIGGFIFTTWAAGKIYRTGILLYGKKVTLKEALRWIVKKG from the coding sequence ATGAATAAAATCTGGCTTATCATAAAAAGGGAATTCCTTACCCGTGTCCGCAAACGGTCTTTTCTGGTGGTAACATTACTGGTGCCAGTGGCCTTTGGCGCAATGATCATTATCCCCATCCTGATGGCCCTCGGGGGCAACGAGAGCAAACAGATTGCCGTGATCGATGAAAGCGGTATTTTCTCCAACAACATGCCCGATAAACAGGGCGTATATTTTAAATTCCTGCCGGGTGCCAATCTCGACAGCCTCAAACTGCACTACGAAGAAAAAGGCTATTCCGGCATTCTGTACATACCCAATATTGATATCAACCGGCCCGCCGGTTTAACCTACTTCAGCAAAGGACAAGCCGGTATCTCCCTCGAAACCGGCATCAACAGCGACATCAACCGCGCCATCGAAAAAAAGCGCATGGAGCTGGAAGGAATCGACAGGGCCAAACTGGATGCTATCCGCTCCAACGTCTCTGTAGAATTTAAAAGCGGCGATGATGAAAAGAAAGGCAATGCCTGGGTGGCCTACGGAGTAGGATACGCCAGCGGTTTCATTATCTACATTGTATTGCTGCTCTTCGGCACCTCGGTGATGCGTGGTGTGATGGAAGAAAAAGTAAGCCGCATCGCGGAAGTAATGATCTCCAGCGTAAAACCCTTTCAGCTGATGATGGGTAAAATCGTTGGTATTGCGGCCGTAGGGCTGCTGCAGTTCCTGATATGGGGGCTGCTGATCAGTGTGATCTATGCGCTGATTCCGCTGTTCATTTCTCCCGAAAGCATACAGGCTGCCAGTCAGGGTGGTATGATGGCCCAGAACAATAATGCAGAAGCTGCAGAAGCTTTCCGCCGTATCTCAGACGTGGTAGGCAGTATCAACTGGAGCCTGCTGCTGTCCTGCTTTCTGTTTTATTTCCTCGGTGGTTATCTTTTCTACTCTTCATTGTTTGCTGCCATCGGCAGTCTGGCCAATGAAGATGCCAGCGATGTTCAACAGCTTACTTTCCCTATCACCGTACCAATCATCATTGGTATTATGATCATGATGAAAGCAGTACACGATCCGGGCAGCTCGCTGGCTGTATGGGGCAGTATCATTCCTTTCACCTCACCGATGGTGATGATGGCACGTCTGCCTTATGGCGTTCCAGGTACCGTTCCTTACTGGCAGCTGGTCCTGTCGATGGTATCTCTGATAGGTGGTTTTATTTTCACTACCTGGGCCGCCGGCAAAATATACCGTACCGGCATCCTGCTGTATGGTAAAAAAGTGACGCTGAAAGAAGCGCTGAGGTGGATTGTAAAGAAAGGATAA